The Mycolicibacterium flavescens genome has a segment encoding these proteins:
- the puuP_2 gene encoding amino acid transporter: MTTEGVVQGQSADDGSRECGYTPELKRSLGSFQVFAISFAFISVAVGVFASYGAVLQSSGPVGIWLWLVAAAGQTLVALVVAQFAARIALSGSSYQWASRLANPKVGWFFGWLTFWFLAIGVVAMDNALASQALMPLLGMAPDEDVARVITLAVLATQTVLVIASTRLLGMVTSTAVALELTIVVVLVIALGAVMMFSGSGTVDNVVSQGIAAGSPDYFAIGGGLMAGMVMGLVTLVGFDSAANLAEEAKDPYRSVPRAIVTSVLASAVLGFIFIFTLTVGIKSIPEVSNSESPVATIIRDQLGSLTERILLSGIAFAMFGAGMVMLASCSRIVFAMARDSRFPGYTLFRRVNPRTRTPIPATVLMFVVGVALMVALPGQALLQLIVGSTILPALIYGAISVLYLSVRKRLGRREGAFGLGRFEVPVAIAAIIWAVFSLVALMSPSDSLVPDLIVLGVVAAGGLYFAKMLIFNREVLETEPGDPDAF, from the coding sequence TTATACGCCCGAACTGAAGCGGAGTCTCGGCTCGTTCCAGGTGTTCGCGATCTCGTTCGCGTTCATCTCGGTTGCGGTCGGCGTCTTCGCCAGTTATGGTGCGGTGCTTCAGAGTTCAGGACCCGTCGGCATCTGGCTGTGGTTGGTCGCGGCGGCCGGGCAGACCCTGGTGGCACTTGTCGTCGCCCAGTTTGCCGCTCGGATCGCGCTGAGCGGCTCCTCCTATCAGTGGGCATCGAGGCTGGCGAACCCAAAGGTCGGCTGGTTCTTCGGGTGGTTGACGTTCTGGTTTCTGGCCATCGGCGTGGTGGCCATGGACAACGCGCTCGCCAGCCAGGCGCTCATGCCCCTGCTGGGTATGGCGCCCGACGAGGATGTGGCGCGGGTGATCACGCTGGCGGTGTTGGCGACGCAAACGGTGCTCGTCATCGCTTCGACCCGGCTGCTCGGAATGGTCACCTCAACGGCGGTGGCGCTGGAGCTGACGATCGTCGTGGTGCTGGTGATCGCGCTCGGTGCGGTGATGATGTTCAGCGGCAGCGGAACCGTCGACAACGTGGTCTCGCAGGGCATCGCCGCCGGCTCACCCGACTACTTCGCGATCGGCGGCGGCTTGATGGCCGGGATGGTCATGGGACTGGTGACGCTGGTCGGCTTCGACTCGGCGGCCAACCTGGCCGAGGAGGCCAAGGACCCCTACCGCAGCGTCCCGCGGGCGATCGTCACCTCGGTGCTGGCATCGGCCGTCCTGGGGTTCATCTTCATCTTCACCCTCACCGTCGGGATCAAGAGCATTCCGGAGGTCAGCAACAGCGAATCGCCGGTGGCGACGATCATCCGCGATCAGCTGGGATCCCTCACTGAGCGAATCCTGTTGTCGGGAATCGCGTTTGCGATGTTCGGTGCGGGGATGGTGATGTTGGCCTCCTGCTCTCGCATCGTGTTCGCCATGGCTCGTGATTCCCGCTTCCCGGGCTACACCTTGTTCCGCCGAGTCAACCCGCGCACCCGTACGCCGATTCCCGCGACCGTGCTGATGTTCGTCGTGGGCGTCGCTCTCATGGTGGCGCTGCCGGGTCAGGCCTTGCTGCAGCTGATTGTCGGGTCGACGATCCTTCCGGCGCTGATCTACGGAGCCATCTCCGTGTTGTACCTGTCGGTGCGAAAGCGGCTGGGCCGCAGGGAGGGTGCGTTCGGGTTGGGACGCTTCGAGGTGCCCGTGGCGATCGCCGCCATCATCTGGGCGGTGTTCTCGTTGGTGGCGCTGATGTCGCCCTCGGACTCACTGGTCCCCGACCTGATCGTCCTGGGCGTCGTGGCGGCGGGCGGGCTGTACTTCGCCAAGATGTTGATCTTCAACCGTGAGGTGCTCGAAACCGAACCCGGTGATCCCGACGCGTTCTGA